One window of Streptomyces sp. FIT100 genomic DNA carries:
- a CDS encoding sugar ABC transporter permease: MAAPLAKAVRPPAADGSRADGPRIGRTPAGRSPVKRNQRAAAALFIVPFFVLFTAVMVAPIGYAVWMSLFTEQSSGLGFGGTERTFSGTGNFARALSDAGFRDSFAHIALYCTLYIPVMIGGALGLALLVDSALARAKRFFQLALFLPHAIPGLIASILWIYLYTPGLSPVLDWIEAAGGSWNFFSSDHVYSSIVNLTAWQWTGYNMIIFYAALQAVPRELIEAADIDGAGPVRTALQIKVPMIASAVVMVVLFTCVGAIQLFTEPKLLNQRGTAAVDTEWSPTMYIWKTAFVQHDYGLAAAASLLLAALGVVLSYLVTKIGNRWKAA; this comes from the coding sequence GTGGCAGCACCACTCGCCAAGGCCGTGCGCCCGCCCGCTGCCGACGGCAGCCGTGCCGACGGCCCGCGCATCGGCCGCACCCCTGCCGGCAGATCGCCGGTCAAGCGCAACCAGCGCGCCGCAGCCGCCCTGTTCATCGTCCCGTTCTTCGTGCTCTTCACCGCCGTGATGGTGGCGCCCATCGGCTATGCCGTGTGGATGAGCCTGTTCACGGAGCAGTCGTCCGGACTCGGCTTCGGCGGCACCGAGCGGACGTTCTCCGGCACCGGGAACTTCGCCAGGGCGCTCTCCGACGCGGGCTTCCGCGACTCGTTCGCGCACATCGCCCTGTACTGCACGCTGTACATCCCGGTGATGATCGGCGGGGCGCTCGGCCTCGCGCTGCTGGTCGACTCCGCTCTGGCGCGCGCCAAGCGCTTCTTCCAGCTCGCGCTCTTCCTCCCGCACGCCATCCCCGGGCTGATCGCCTCGATCCTGTGGATCTACCTCTACACCCCGGGACTCAGCCCGGTGCTCGACTGGATCGAGGCCGCCGGCGGCTCGTGGAACTTCTTCAGCTCCGACCACGTGTACTCGTCCATCGTGAACCTGACCGCCTGGCAGTGGACGGGCTACAACATGATCATCTTCTATGCGGCCCTGCAGGCCGTGCCCCGCGAACTCATCGAGGCCGCCGACATCGACGGCGCCGGGCCCGTGCGCACCGCCCTCCAGATCAAGGTGCCCATGATCGCCTCCGCGGTCGTGATGGTCGTCCTGTTCACCTGCGTCGGCGCCATCCAGCTCTTCACCGAGCCCAAGCTGCTGAACCAGCGCGGCACGGCCGCCGTCGACACCGAGTGGTCGCCCACGATGTACATCTGGAAGACCGCCTTCGTCCAGCACGACTACGGCCTCGCAGCCGCCGCGTCCCTGCTGCTCGCCGCGCTCGGCGTCGTGCTCTCGTACCTCGTCACCAAGATCGGAAACCGGTGGAAGGCGGCATGA
- a CDS encoding carbohydrate ABC transporter permease, with protein sequence MSTHTVTTQEPAAAEARVDAAAAVKRRETRKRPVALLSKGVVNGVLLVAAFYMLMPVSWLLFAATKNHGDLFATGGFSFGEFNLFSNLADLFTFNDGIYLRWFGNSLIYSVVGSAASTLLCVATGYAFDKYDFLGKEKLFGIVLGGLLVPATVIQLPMYLLASKVGLVNTYWALLLPALVNPFGVYLARVFSEGYVPDEVLEAARVDGAGELNTFTRIALPMLSPGFMTIFLFSFTGSWNNFFGALVMLNDDKLYPVNLGLFMWNSTTQLQPEFYSLVITGSLVAVVPLIIAFICLQRFWRSGLTAGAVK encoded by the coding sequence ATGAGTACACACACGGTCACCACCCAGGAACCGGCAGCCGCCGAAGCCCGCGTCGACGCGGCCGCCGCGGTCAAGCGCCGCGAGACCCGCAAGCGCCCGGTCGCCCTGCTCTCCAAGGGCGTTGTCAACGGCGTGCTGCTCGTCGCCGCCTTCTACATGCTGATGCCGGTCAGCTGGCTGCTCTTCGCCGCCACGAAGAACCACGGCGACCTGTTCGCCACCGGCGGCTTCTCCTTCGGCGAGTTCAACCTCTTTTCCAACCTCGCCGACCTCTTCACCTTCAACGACGGCATCTATCTGCGCTGGTTCGGCAACAGCCTGATCTACTCCGTGGTCGGCTCGGCCGCCTCGACGTTGCTGTGCGTCGCCACCGGCTACGCCTTCGACAAGTACGACTTCCTCGGCAAGGAGAAGCTGTTCGGGATCGTCCTCGGCGGGCTCCTCGTGCCCGCCACGGTGATCCAGCTGCCGATGTACCTGCTCGCCTCCAAGGTCGGCCTGGTCAACACCTACTGGGCGCTGCTGCTGCCCGCGCTGGTCAACCCGTTCGGGGTCTACCTCGCCCGCGTCTTCTCCGAGGGCTACGTACCCGACGAGGTGCTGGAGGCCGCCCGCGTGGACGGCGCCGGGGAGCTGAACACCTTCACCCGGATCGCGCTGCCGATGCTCTCGCCCGGCTTCATGACCATCTTCCTCTTCTCGTTCACCGGCAGCTGGAACAATTTCTTCGGTGCGCTGGTCATGCTCAACGACGACAAGCTGTACCCGGTCAACCTGGGCCTGTTCATGTGGAACAGCACGACCCAGCTGCAGCCCGAGTTCTACTCCCTTGTGATCACCGGCTCGCTCGTCGCCGTCGTCCCACTCATCATCGCCTTCATCTGCCTGCAGCGATTCTGGCGCTCGGGCCTCACCGCGGGCGCGGTGAAGTGA
- a CDS encoding hydroxyacid dehydrogenase, giving the protein MEAHVHTQLLAEGAFDRLERVAAVDTGRFVSDFADADPIALAETEVLFTHWGAPLLTADALSTMPRLRAVIHAAGSVKHHVTEAVWERGIAVSTAAGANALPVAEFTLAAILFTGKRVLDSARVYQEARDEVPLLPYFAGYGNHRRTVGIVGASRIGRRVLGLLRPFDFEVLLHDPYVEEAEAEELGAEAVDLDELVRRSHVVSIHAPQLPETRHMFDARRLALLRDGATLVNTARGSLVDTEALTEELVTGRIHAVLDVTEPDVLPAGSPLYTLPNVLLTPHIAGSLGNELVRMAHWATDEVERYAKGLPFAHGVSHDELARSA; this is encoded by the coding sequence ATGGAAGCCCACGTCCACACCCAGCTCCTCGCCGAGGGCGCCTTCGACCGGCTTGAGCGCGTCGCGGCCGTGGACACCGGCCGGTTCGTCAGCGACTTCGCCGACGCCGACCCGATCGCGCTCGCCGAGACCGAGGTGCTCTTCACGCACTGGGGCGCCCCTCTGCTCACCGCCGACGCGCTGAGCACGATGCCCCGGCTGCGGGCCGTCATCCACGCCGCCGGGTCGGTCAAGCACCATGTCACCGAGGCGGTGTGGGAGCGCGGGATCGCGGTCTCCACCGCCGCGGGGGCCAACGCGCTGCCGGTGGCGGAGTTCACCCTCGCCGCGATCCTGTTCACCGGCAAGCGGGTCCTCGACAGCGCCCGCGTGTACCAGGAGGCGCGCGACGAGGTGCCCCTGCTCCCGTACTTCGCCGGATACGGCAACCACCGCCGCACCGTCGGCATCGTCGGCGCCTCACGGATCGGCCGCCGGGTGCTCGGGCTGCTGCGCCCGTTCGACTTCGAGGTCCTGCTCCACGATCCGTACGTGGAGGAGGCCGAGGCCGAGGAGCTCGGCGCGGAGGCCGTGGACCTCGACGAGCTCGTGCGGCGCAGCCATGTGGTCTCCATCCACGCTCCCCAACTCCCGGAGACACGGCACATGTTCGATGCGCGGCGGCTCGCACTGCTGCGTGACGGCGCCACGCTCGTCAACACCGCACGGGGCTCCCTCGTCGACACCGAGGCGCTCACCGAGGAGCTGGTGACCGGCCGGATCCACGCCGTCCTGGACGTCACGGAACCTGACGTGCTGCCGGCGGGTTCACCGCTCTACACGCTGCCCAACGTACTGCTCACGCCGCACATCGCGGGTTCGCTCGGCAACGAGCTCGTTCGTATGGCCCATTGGGCGACCGACGAGGTGGAGCGCTACGCCAAGGGCCTGCCCTTCGCCCACGGCGTCAGCCACGACGAGCTCGCCCGCTCGGCCTGA